The genomic window GGGAGAGTTGTTTATTCTAGTAAGCATGATGGCTCAATAATGCTTTGTCCTGTATCAAGTCATTTTCAACAACCGGAGAACCCAGATATTTTAAAGTAAGAAGAACAGAAAATACTTGATAATGCACAAAGGGTAAACATACCAACTAGGGTTCCTTGAGAGATTCAGTTCTTGATTCGTGCAATGAATATTTCCAACTGAGTCTACAAAAGAAAATAGCATATATCAACTTTTCGTGTCTTGTTTTACCAAGTCAAATACAAAAGCACCTCATTCAAAAAGAATAAAGGTGCTTTTGTATTGATTTATCTAACCGAGAGTTTATTCCGATTTTTAATAAAGATAAAACTTATCACACCAACCGCAAAGAGTACCAAGCCAAAAAGTAAAGTATGAGCGGTGCCAATTGGATAAGGTGCAATCTGACCTTGATTCAAAGCAAGTAGCGAAAGATAACCAATCAACATAGAAATTGGCATAAAGGAAATTCCCATGAGATTAAGCCAATCAACATAAAAGGGTGCTTTTTCTTTCGACAATGTTTTTCCGATAAAGTAGCCAGCAATTCCGACTGCTTGGATAATCATTGAACCCCAAACATCTTCTAACATTTGTTCTGCATACCAGCCAGAAAATGCACTGTATAAACCAATCGCAACAAAGGCTGTGGAAGAGATATAGAGAATTTTACTTAATATTTCTTTGGTTTGTTGGTCTTTATCTTTTACTGTTTCAATTCCTTTTAGGATGTAATCGGTGGTGACTTCAAAAAATTCACTAAGCATAATTATTTTTTCTAAGTCCGGTGTACTTTGCCCGCTCTCCCATTTAGAAACGGCTTGCCTTGAAACGTTCATCGTGTCAGCAAGTTCCTCTTGAGATAGCCCTTTTGTTTTTCTCAAGTGTTGTATTCTTTCTGCCATATCCATCGTCAACACTCCTTTCTTTCCTGCATTTATTGTAACAATTTTAACGGTTGCGTAGCTACTATCTACCTGTTGCGTTCTGTCAACTGGCAGTTGCAAGAGTGGTTTTTAAGCTTGAAATCAACAAAAAACGGAAATCTAAGGAATTGCTTCCAAAGATTTCCGTTTTTACAGTACGCATTCATTTTATGCCATAAATAATGCTTTGTAGAGAAAGACTGCTACGATACCGGCACAAATCGGTGCGACAACTGGTACCCAAGCGTAATCCCATTGTGAAGAACCTTTATGTTTCAATGGTAACAACGCATGAACCAAACGTGGCGCAAAGTCACGAGCAGGGTTCAATCCAGGACCAGTAGGACCACCTAGTGAAGCGACCAATGTCCAAACTAAGAAACCAAGAGCTAAATGAGCTGTTCCTAAGTTATCTTGGAAAAATGGTGCTTTTGTGATACCTAATGCGCCAAAGAATAAAACGAATGAACCGAAGAACTCATTGACGAAACCGTTGAATTTAGAACCAACGCTGTTGATCGTAGAGAAAGTACCTAATACATGATTCACGTCTTCTGTTTGATCGTAATAAGGTTTGTAACAAGCGACAACGATCAATTGGCCAAGAGCCGCTCCAAGTAGTTGAGCGACGATATAAGGTACGACTTCTGCCCAAGGGAATAACCCATTAGATGCTAAAGCAATCGTAAATGCCGGATTGATATGATTTCCGCTGATTCCACCAAAAATCATTGCTGGCATCATAACCCCAAAACCATAGCCGACCGCAATCAGCATCCAGTCACTGCCATATCCTTTTGTTCCTTTTAAGTCTACGTTTGCAACAGCACCATTACCTAAAACGATCAATAATGCTGTACCAAGTAGTTCCGCCGCAAGACGGGTCATAAGTGAATAATCCATAATACCCTCCATCAATTTATTGAAATATAAAAAAGAAACAGCAACACAAGTGGGTGAAGTGTTCCGTAAGAGGTGTATTTCTGTTGTTGTGATAAGTGCAAAATAAAAAATGACTTCTTTATGCAAAGAAATCCGAACAACAGGTGATACATTGATAAAACCCTATGACACAAAACACCAACCCTAACTATAAATATATCAAAAAAAAATATCGATTTTTATCAAATAGTGTCGGTTGTGATCTGCATTTTTTGAAAAATTTCAGAAAAATATCGATATGCCAATGGAAAAGAAAATGTATGGAACCAATCAAAGGCAGAACTATCCTTAATTGCTTCCTTCCTTTGGTAGTGCATCTGTTTGGATGTTTAGACAACGATTATATGCTACAATGAAGGAAATACGATCAAGGGGTGAAGTTGTTGTATTTGTCTTCTGAGTACTTAAAACGTTTTGACAAAGACTTATATTACAAAGTGCTCTTGCTCGAAAGCTTTGAAGATCAAGCAGGGCATACAGCTGTTCAACTTGCGCAAAAACTTCAGTTAGACGCGCGAAGTGTGTCCAAATATTTAAATGAATTGAGCAAAAACTATCATAGATTCAGTGGGAAAAATCAAGATTTATTTACAAAGAATAATCGCTCAGGTTATCATTTTTATCCTTCATTGGATCCCATTGAACGTGAACGCTTTTTGATTTATCTCGTGCAAAGTACGCTAAAGTATCAGCTGTTGCACGACATTTTTTTTGAAGAATTCCACACGCTCTATCAATTTGCCCAAAAGCATTATATCAGTGAGTCAACTGTTCATCGGAAAATCAATGAATGGAAAGAACAGTTTTCTGGATATGGCATCCAACTAAAAAGGGGAAGCTATATCGCATGCGGGGAAGAAGAAATCATTCGACTATATCTACATATGACTTTTTGGCAATTGTTTCGTGGAAAAGTTTGGCCTTTTGAAACGATTCCGCAAGAAGATGTGAAGCAAATCGCTGAACAAATTTTACTGTTTTTTGATGTGCGTTTGCATGAAATCAAAAAGCGGCGATTAGAGTATATGTTAGGAGCGTTTTTCTTACGCAAATCCCAAAAACATTATGTGGTTTTGAATAAGAAAAAGCGTGATTTGATTGAAGAAAATCCACTATTTAAAGCGTTCTGTCAATGGATGGAGCCTTTCTTACCCAACTATTTTCAAGCGAAAGAAGAATTAGGGGCGCTATTTCTCGTATTGATGACTCGGGAAGAATATTATCAAGCACCAATGATCCGTCAGCAGTTCTTCACTTTTCATCAACAACAACAAACGCCTCCTTTTACAGCTTTAATAGAAGCAAAAAAGGCGGTAAGTACGTATTATCAAGAGCAAAAACTAGAAGAAGAACCATTTACAAAAGAAGCAGAGAACTATTTATTCAGTAGTCACCTATTTGCTTATTTATTCCCTCAAGCGAAAGAAATGATTGATGAGAACGGTAACGATTTTAGTAGGCATTTAGTGATTGAAAATGAGTCGTTGAAACAGTGGTTGCGGAATTTTTTCAACAAAGAAAAGCAACATTCAGACGAGTGGGTCTATGAAAACGAGACATTTTTAATGCGAAGATATTTAACTGTGTTAAAAACAATGCGTGCGTTCAATCGACAATTGCCCAAGGTCACTATTTTATTGATGACGGATTTCCCTCTTTTTGAAGAAGAATTACTAAAAGAAAAACTAAGACAATTCTTCAAAGAAGAGTACCAGTTGTCGTTTTTGCCAGCGGATTATCGGGGAAAAGAGGTTGATCTGTTACTGTCTACAAGTAAGGTCCATCGCAAACCTTGGGCGGACTTAGATTACTTTATCGTGACCGCTGACCTTGAACTCTCGGATTATATCCGATTATTTGATAAAATCAAAGAAATCCAAATAAAGAAAGCGAGAAAAAAAACATGACATTTGAAGAAGTATTACCCAAGTTGAAAACAGGTGCGAAAGTCATTCGAAAAGGCTGGAGCGGATTTGAATTATATGTAGTTCTTGTATCAGGCGATGAATTTGATGGGTGTCCAGTTACGCCATATTTTCTGATCAAAACAAGTGATGAAGGATTTTCAAGCTTCGCGCCAACCGTTTGTGACATTCTAGCAGAAGATTGGATGATCGTTGAATGACCAATCATTATCCTGATTTAGCGAATCAAGTCGTCTTTGTGACAGGCGCAGCTCAAGGAATCGGTGCTGCGCAAGCAGAAGCTTTTTTAAACCAACAAGCGGTCGTGTTTGGAGTGGATTTGAAATTAGGACGTATGGAAGAACTAGCTACAAAATACCCTGAGCATTTTGTTCCATTTATCGGTGACATTTCGCAAAAAGAAGTGATTGAAAAAGCGGTCATGACTTGCCGTGAAACAGTCGGGACCATTACTATTTTGTTGAACACCGCAGGGATTCTTGATGATTACAAGCCTTTGTTAGAAACAGAAGAAACACTTTGGGATCGAATCTATGAGGTCAACGTGAAAAGCTTGTTTCGACTAACAAAACAAGTATTGCCGGATATGTTAGAAAAGCAAACAGGTACGATTATCAACATGGCCTCGATTGCAGGTATGGTAGCTGGTGGTGGCGGAATCGCCTATACGAGTGCGAAGCATGCAATCATCGGGTTTACGAAACAATTAGCTCTTGATTATGCGGCTCAAGGGATCCGCGTAAAAGCCATCGCACCAGGAGCTATCCAAACACCAATGAATGCGGCTGATTTTGCAGGCGATGGAGAGATGGCAAAATGGGTGGCAGAAGAGACACCTGTCAAACGTTGGGCGCAACCAGAAGAAGTGGCAGAATTAACGTTGTTTCTTGCGACGCCTCAAGCGAGTTATATCCATGGGGCAGTCGTCCCAATCGATGGCGGTTGGCTGCTTAAATAGTAATAAACAGAATAAGTGGGGGTGAAAGGATGAAAGGGCTCAACTGGTTGATGCCTCTTGGAATGGTCAGTGTAGTGGCATATGTTTTACATGTTTTTCTTGGTCAACACCTTTGGAAAACCTATGATCCAATCACCACAGACATTAGCTCGTTAACCGCAGTCGATGCACCAAATGCGGAATTATTGAATGCAATCCTGCTTGTTTATGGATTATGCTTTTTACTTTTCGTCGTTGGAATGGTCGTGAAATCAGTTGAAAAGTATCATTGGTTGACCCGAATCGGTTATCTGCTCTTTCTTGTGATGGCAATTACCACGGTGGTGGGGTATAAACTATTTCCACTGACCGGCGACAAAACGGAGATGAATTTTCAAAATATGATGCACATCATCGTGACGATCATTGTCGTATTCACTACCATTTCCGCCCTTTTCCTGATTGGTTTTGGCTACCTTAAACAAGAAAAACTACCAACATTTGGAAAAATCTGTATAGCAACTGCCACATTGATTACTTTATTTGGGGCATTGAATCCAATTGGTATGGCACAAGGTTGGAATATTTTAGGATTGACAGAACGAATGGTGATTTTTCCGCTGCAAGCATTTGTTTTTTTCCTGTCTTATATCTATACAACAAACAATAAGTTGATAGTGAGCGACGAATAATGTCCCAGACACATAATAGGAATAGTTAAGCGAAAGGTAAAGCTATTTTGAATAAGAAATAAGGAAACCTAGGATAAAAACCAGAGAATGTTCTGGTTTTTGTTCTAGGTTTATTTCTAACGAAGAAATCGTATATGTCTTAAATTACTGAATAACCCTTCATTTCTATCTATAACCAAAAAAATAAAATAACAAAAGTTACGTGTTTTGTGTGATAAAAAACGTTTGTTTTCATATGTTTCGAAAAAAATGAATGGAAATAAAATTACATTTTAGTTATAATTGGATGATAAATGAATAATATTATAACGGTTTATTCCTACAAGTAAGCGTAAATACCAGTCAAGAAGAGTTGAAATCATTTTTAAACCAAACAACTGTGTGTAGATTACCGGAAACCGTATAAATAACTATCTCATTTTTTATGTATGCGATTTCTTTACGGAATGTGCATAGAGGGAGGATTTGCATGTTAGAAGTGAATAATTTAGTAAAGAGTTTTGGGAATTACACAGCAGTGGATCAAGTATCCTTTCAAATTCCCCGTGGGAAGATCATGGGTTTGATCGGGCAAAACGGAGCTGGGAAAACGACGACTTTTCGTTTGATTTTAGATTTTTTGACACAAGATCAAGGAGAGGTTTTATGGAATGGACAACACTTAAGTGAAAAAGACTATGATGTGATTGGCTATTTGCCAGAGGAACGCGGACTTTATCCAAGGGTATCAATCCAAGAACAGTTGATTTATTTTGCCTCACTTCGAGGGAAAACCAAAAAAGAAATCGAACCTAAAATCGATTTTTGGATGGAGAAATTTCAAGTGAAAGGAAAGAAAACAGATAAAGTAAAATCGCTGTCTAAAGGAAATCAACAAAAAGTCCAACTGATTGCTACATTGATCCATGAACCTAAATTGATCATTCTAGATGAACCATTCAGCGGCTTAGATCCAGTCAATGCAGAGTTATTAAAAGATGGGATCATCGAATTGAAAGATAAAGGTTCAAGTGTCATCTTTTCAAGTCATAATATGGACAATGTGGAGAAGATTTGTGATCATTTGATCATGTTACGGAATGGAAAAATGGTTTTAGATGGCAAAGTCCATGAGATCCGTGAAGCCTTTGGGCGTACAAAGCTGTTTCTTGAATCAGATCTTTCGAAAGAAGAGATTGAAGAAATCAGTGGCGTACAACAAGTCAATATGCGTGAGGACCAATCTTTAGAAATCACATTAGAAGATCCAGAAGTAGGTAAAGAAATTTTCGCTCGTGCCATGCAATCTGGCTATATCCCAATGTTCAATCAACAACCACCAACATTGGAAGAAATATTTAAAATGAAAGCGGGTGAGCTCGGTGCGTAAATTTTGGATCATTGCAAAAGATGTCTATTGGAAAAATGTCAAAACGTTCTCCTTTCTCATCATGATTCTAGTTCCGTTTTTTACCATGGGAATCAGTTATGTTGCAAGTACGTTTGCACAACGAACTGGTGAAATCAATCGTATAGGGATCGTAGCAGACAATGAGGAAATTTCTCAGTATCTGGAACAAATCAAGTCGGATGATTTTGAATTTGAAGCAGTAGAGACTGAACAAGCAGGTGAAGAGAAGTTAGCAGACGAGCAGTTAGATGCGTATATGATCATTTCAACTGAAAATAATACCGTTTCTGGAGAGTTGTTCAGTGAGAATTCATTAGGACAAGTGACTCAAGTCATAATCCAACAGCAGTTGAATGGCATCCAATCGATGATTCGTGCGACAAACTTAGGTGTAACGCCTGAAGAAGTTGCTCAACTAAGTCAGCAGGCAACATTTACTCGGCAAAAAGTCAGCTTTGACGAGAATGGTGAAATGATGATCGGAGAAGATCATTCGCGAGTCCAAAATATAGTCAGTTCGATTGTTAGCGTGTTCTTGCTTCTTATTATCATGACTTATTCACAAATCATTGCGCAAGAAATTGCTTCTGAAAAAGGAACAAGAATCATGGAAGTCATATTATCGAGTACTACGGCACAAAAACATTTTTATGGAAAATTGACAGGAATCTTACTTGTGGCACTCACGCAAATGGGATTGTATGCCATTATTTTTGGATTTGGCTATACGCAGTTCAAAGATATGGAGATCGTCCAAATGTTTTTAGCAGATGTATCCTTGGAGATGTTCTTTGGACCATTCCTATGGTATGTACTACTATTTATGATTTTAGGTATTTTGATCTATTCTATTTTAGCGGCTCTTTGCGGTTCGTTAGTCAATAAAGCAGAGGATACAGCAAAAGCAATCGTTCCTGTGACGTATCTTTCTATTGGTGGCTATGGATTAGGGGTGATGCTAGCTGTAATTGATCCGAGTAATATCGTTCTTCGCATCACGTCTTATATTCCATTTCTTTCGTCATATATCATGCCGATTCGCTTGGCAAATGAAACAGCGCAGAATATGGAGGCTTGGATTTCATTGATCATCCTGCTTGTAGCGACATTAGGACTGATGTTCTTTTCTGCCACAATGTATAAATCCAATGTCTTGGTCTATAGTGAAGGTGGGATTTGGAGTTCCTTGAAACAATCGATTTCCATCATGCGAAATGAGAAAAAATAGTAAATATAATGACATATGAAAAACAAGCCAGATTCCTCAGAATACGCTGATGAATCTGGCTTGTTTGCAAAAAAGACAGCTAAGGACGAGAAGTATTTAACTAGATAAAAAAATTCTGGTAATAGAAAAGTAAATTTTAGGAGAGTAAAAAATGTTAAAAACAATGAATGACCGACAAGTGAAGCAATGTGAGAAATACTATACAAAATGTATGGCAGATGAAAAAAAAGAAGGAAAAGTGATTCGATTTACAGATGAGCGATTACTAGATATGTATGACCTAAATTTCACGTTGATCGCTGAAAGTGATTCCCAAGAGGAGTTGTTGGATATCATCGAACGGGAAGTGTTGCTTAGAAAAGAACAAAAGCATTCATTTTGTAAAATCCAAATATATTTTCAACTCAACAGTGAGCAGTTAGCACAAGTTGAACAACAAGTTGAAATAGAAACAGATGGTTTTTATTTGTTTGATTTGTCTAAATTTGATCATATCCGCTCAAGAACAGACTGTAAAGTAATAAAAGTCACGAATCTTTCGCAATTAAAAGAAAAATTGATGATTGAGTTAGAGGACGAAACGGACCCAGATTACATGGCTTTTGTAGAAAATAAAGAAAAACGCAAAGAAGAAGTTTATTTGAGTGAAGGCAAAATTAATACGTATCTTTGTTATGATGAGACAAATCAAGTGGTGGGCAGTTGTGATTTGTTTATTCATCAAGGGATAGCAAAAATTGAAGATTTCCACATCATTTCTGAGGAACAGCGCAAAGGGTATGGCACGACGTTGATCAAAGAATTAATGAAGGATGCCATAGAACAAGGAGCTACCAAGGTTTATCTAGTAGCGAATGAAGACGAAACAGCAAAAGAGATGTATTTAAAACTTGGGTTTGAAAAAATCGGAGAACAGCAGGGGATCTTCTTTCAATGGTAGTTAGGTAAAATAAGTTTCACTTTACTACCGATTGATTTTACTGATTCGTCAAGTATTACTATAGCTACTAACTTGTTATTGGAGAGAATAAATGGAGACAATCGTATTTGCCCCAGCAACATTCAATTTAGCGGAAACAACAAGAATGATTGAGGTAGCAAATAATTTAAAAGACGCGGGGCATTGTATTTTTTTTGGATTTTCTAAAACTTATAAGCATCTAATAGAGGATGCAGGATTCACTTTTTATTTATTAAAACCTATATTTACCTTGGAACAAGAGAAACAAATAATCAAAGTAGATCAAATGAAGTCCATCAGACATCCGTTTACGTTTAAAATCGTTCAGGAACGAATAGAAAATGAGTTGGCTTTCTATCAGAAGAAGCAGCCTAAAGTGATTGTCACAGGAACGAATATCACTGCCTTTTTATCCGCTAGAATCTATAAAGTACCACTGATATATATCAAACCTTTTACGTTGACAAGAGAGCAACTATCTTTGTATGATGCACCTGCACCTCATCAACTGACACAAAAAATAATTCCAACCAACTTCATTTGGTCAATCTGCAAAAAAATATTCCTTCATACAAAATGGAAACCTTATGCACTAAAGCGTGTAGCCAAAAAGTATGGTTTGACACTTCCAAAATATACGATTGACTTATTATCGGGTGAGTTGGATTTGCTCACGACGCATCCAACGTTTATTTCGGAAGTACCCTTATCAAAAAATATGCGTATAGTAGGTCCCATTTATGCTCGATTCGATTTAGAAATACCTGATTTCATCAAAAAGGTGATTCAAGCTGCGAAAGCGAATAAAGTGAAAGTGATCTATTTATCTATGGGGAGTTCAGGGAACAAAAAAATGATCTTAAAACTTTTGAATATTCTTAACAGATTGGATTGTGTCGTGATAGCACCAGTAAAACACTTCATAACAGGAGATTCTAACGAAAATAATTTTGGTAAGAATATCTATTTGACAGAGTTATTACCAGCACATCTGATTTCAAAAGAAGTTGATCTTTCAATCATCCATGGCGGAGAGGGAACTGTCCAAACGGCTTGCACATCAGGTAAGCCATTTATTGGTGTCGGACTTCAATATGAGCAAGAATTGAACATTCGCTATTGTGAACAATTTGGGAATGCATTATCTGTACGTCCAAATGAAATAAAGTATCATAAAATAGTAACTATGCTTCAAAAAATTTCTTCCAAGAGATATAGCCAAAAAGCAATCGAAATGAAGACACTTATGGAGATAGATGGTGCAAAAAATGCAGCAGAGATCATTAAGGCAGAATATCTCTGAAATAAGTAGAAAAAAATAAGTGGTGTTAGGAGATAATGTAGATGAAAGCCTTATATTTTGAAAGCTTTGGAAGTTCGGACGTCTTGCAGTATGGTGAACTTCCTGAACCCGTAATTGCCAACAAAGAACTATTAGTTCAAATGGAGTATATAGGACTGAATTACGCAGATATCTATCGAAGAAAAGGAAATTACCATATCGAAAAACATATACCTTATATCAATGGCTATGAAGGAGTAGGCACTGTAGTGGAAATAGGTACCGCGGTCGCCGAGTATGAAGTTGGTGATAAAGTCTTGTTTGTTGATGTTCCGTTTGCTAATGCTGAATTGGTAGCTGTACCTGAAGAAAAGGCGATAAGAGTACCAAAGACAATCGATATCCAATTAATAGCAAGCATTGGGCTACAAGGCTTGACCGCAGATTTTTTAGCGCATGATCTAGGTTTGAACGGCAAG from Enterococcus sp. DIV1094 includes these protein-coding regions:
- a CDS encoding GNAT family N-acetyltransferase, with translation MLKTMNDRQVKQCEKYYTKCMADEKKEGKVIRFTDERLLDMYDLNFTLIAESDSQEELLDIIEREVLLRKEQKHSFCKIQIYFQLNSEQLAQVEQQVEIETDGFYLFDLSKFDHIRSRTDCKVIKVTNLSQLKEKLMIELEDETDPDYMAFVENKEKRKEEVYLSEGKINTYLCYDETNQVVGSCDLFIHQGIAKIEDFHIISEEQRKGYGTTLIKELMKDAIEQGATKVYLVANEDETAKEMYLKLGFEKIGEQQGIFFQW
- a CDS encoding nucleotide disphospho-sugar-binding domain-containing protein; this translates as METIVFAPATFNLAETTRMIEVANNLKDAGHCIFFGFSKTYKHLIEDAGFTFYLLKPIFTLEQEKQIIKVDQMKSIRHPFTFKIVQERIENELAFYQKKQPKVIVTGTNITAFLSARIYKVPLIYIKPFTLTREQLSLYDAPAPHQLTQKIIPTNFIWSICKKIFLHTKWKPYALKRVAKKYGLTLPKYTIDLLSGELDLLTTHPTFISEVPLSKNMRIVGPIYARFDLEIPDFIKKVIQAAKANKVKVIYLSMGSSGNKKMILKLLNILNRLDCVVIAPVKHFITGDSNENNFGKNIYLTELLPAHLISKEVDLSIIHGGEGTVQTACTSGKPFIGVGLQYEQELNIRYCEQFGNALSVRPNEIKYHKIVTMLQKISSKRYSQKAIEMKTLMEIDGAKNAAEIIKAEYL
- a CDS encoding helix-turn-helix domain-containing protein, producing MYLSSEYLKRFDKDLYYKVLLLESFEDQAGHTAVQLAQKLQLDARSVSKYLNELSKNYHRFSGKNQDLFTKNNRSGYHFYPSLDPIERERFLIYLVQSTLKYQLLHDIFFEEFHTLYQFAQKHYISESTVHRKINEWKEQFSGYGIQLKRGSYIACGEEEIIRLYLHMTFWQLFRGKVWPFETIPQEDVKQIAEQILLFFDVRLHEIKKRRLEYMLGAFFLRKSQKHYVVLNKKKRDLIEENPLFKAFCQWMEPFLPNYFQAKEELGALFLVLMTREEYYQAPMIRQQFFTFHQQQQTPPFTALIEAKKAVSTYYQEQKLEEEPFTKEAENYLFSSHLFAYLFPQAKEMIDENGNDFSRHLVIENESLKQWLRNFFNKEKQHSDEWVYENETFLMRRYLTVLKTMRAFNRQLPKVTILLMTDFPLFEEELLKEKLRQFFKEEYQLSFLPADYRGKEVDLLLSTSKVHRKPWADLDYFIVTADLELSDYIRLFDKIKEIQIKKARKKT
- a CDS encoding ABC transporter ATP-binding protein, whose translation is MLEVNNLVKSFGNYTAVDQVSFQIPRGKIMGLIGQNGAGKTTTFRLILDFLTQDQGEVLWNGQHLSEKDYDVIGYLPEERGLYPRVSIQEQLIYFASLRGKTKKEIEPKIDFWMEKFQVKGKKTDKVKSLSKGNQQKVQLIATLIHEPKLIILDEPFSGLDPVNAELLKDGIIELKDKGSSVIFSSHNMDNVEKICDHLIMLRNGKMVLDGKVHEIREAFGRTKLFLESDLSKEEIEEISGVQQVNMREDQSLEITLEDPEVGKEIFARAMQSGYIPMFNQQPPTLEEIFKMKAGELGA
- a CDS encoding DUF998 domain-containing protein, which produces MKGLNWLMPLGMVSVVAYVLHVFLGQHLWKTYDPITTDISSLTAVDAPNAELLNAILLVYGLCFLLFVVGMVVKSVEKYHWLTRIGYLLFLVMAITTVVGYKLFPLTGDKTEMNFQNMMHIIVTIIVVFTTISALFLIGFGYLKQEKLPTFGKICIATATLITLFGALNPIGMAQGWNILGLTERMVIFPLQAFVFFLSYIYTTNNKLIVSDE
- a CDS encoding ABC transporter permease, which translates into the protein MRKFWIIAKDVYWKNVKTFSFLIMILVPFFTMGISYVASTFAQRTGEINRIGIVADNEEISQYLEQIKSDDFEFEAVETEQAGEEKLADEQLDAYMIISTENNTVSGELFSENSLGQVTQVIIQQQLNGIQSMIRATNLGVTPEEVAQLSQQATFTRQKVSFDENGEMMIGEDHSRVQNIVSSIVSVFLLLIIMTYSQIIAQEIASEKGTRIMEVILSSTTAQKHFYGKLTGILLVALTQMGLYAIIFGFGYTQFKDMEIVQMFLADVSLEMFFGPFLWYVLLFMILGILIYSILAALCGSLVNKAEDTAKAIVPVTYLSIGGYGLGVMLAVIDPSNIVLRITSYIPFLSSYIMPIRLANETAQNMEAWISLIILLVATLGLMFFSATMYKSNVLVYSEGGIWSSLKQSISIMRNEKK
- a CDS encoding 3-oxoacyl-ACP reductase, translated to MTNHYPDLANQVVFVTGAAQGIGAAQAEAFLNQQAVVFGVDLKLGRMEELATKYPEHFVPFIGDISQKEVIEKAVMTCRETVGTITILLNTAGILDDYKPLLETEETLWDRIYEVNVKSLFRLTKQVLPDMLEKQTGTIINMASIAGMVAGGGGIAYTSAKHAIIGFTKQLALDYAAQGIRVKAIAPGAIQTPMNAADFAGDGEMAKWVAEETPVKRWAQPEEVAELTLFLATPQASYIHGAVVPIDGGWLLK
- a CDS encoding MIP/aquaporin family protein; the encoded protein is MDYSLMTRLAAELLGTALLIVLGNGAVANVDLKGTKGYGSDWMLIAVGYGFGVMMPAMIFGGISGNHINPAFTIALASNGLFPWAEVVPYIVAQLLGAALGQLIVVACYKPYYDQTEDVNHVLGTFSTINSVGSKFNGFVNEFFGSFVLFFGALGITKAPFFQDNLGTAHLALGFLVWTLVASLGGPTGPGLNPARDFAPRLVHALLPLKHKGSSQWDYAWVPVVAPICAGIVAVFLYKALFMA
- a CDS encoding DUF2829 domain-containing protein, translated to MTFEEVLPKLKTGAKVIRKGWSGFELYVVLVSGDEFDGCPVTPYFLIKTSDEGFSSFAPTVCDILAEDWMIVE
- a CDS encoding helix-turn-helix domain-containing protein, producing MDMAERIQHLRKTKGLSQEELADTMNVSRQAVSKWESGQSTPDLEKIIMLSEFFEVTTDYILKGIETVKDKDQQTKEILSKILYISSTAFVAIGLYSAFSGWYAEQMLEDVWGSMIIQAVGIAGYFIGKTLSKEKAPFYVDWLNLMGISFMPISMLIGYLSLLALNQGQIAPYPIGTAHTLLFGLVLFAVGVISFIFIKNRNKLSVR